Proteins encoded within one genomic window of Kibdelosporangium phytohabitans:
- a CDS encoding nitrilase-related carbon-nitrogen hydrolase produces the protein MGSAKWLPAAATVASAALLYFGTGLSPIPLLAWLFPLPLLLVAKKVSGWAAAGAGFAAGFAGSTNFWYWSAQSHDLPLWPWGVVIATAFGVTFALAVTVFRLLPPAFGVLAAPAAWVTPLYLAAALNPMGIEGTLVTSEVEVPVVMQATSALGPWGVEFLIFFIPTAVATWRPRIALVAAAVAALVVGGGVLRLTADPGPSQRVALLASNQKGWATDLDTAAGRTLLADYVQQLYALPEGVDMVVLPEAAFASAREWPSELTELMRRIATGRALTIVVGFQHVSPTAKYNYALSFPNGARYLKHHDAVSPLGTELVFAEPGRVGMTICFDVNFRSPSADYAVAGARMLAFPASDEDHNGWRHSRTALLRGVENGMAIAWSGRKTTLMLSDGYGRVIASKPTGPGTDGFTTVIGDVPLGPGATLYSRFGDWFAWLCLAVTALALVKAFARKKDRPAADHG, from the coding sequence ATGGGCTCCGCTAAATGGCTCCCCGCGGCGGCGACCGTCGCGTCGGCCGCACTGCTCTACTTCGGCACCGGTCTGTCGCCGATCCCGCTGCTGGCATGGCTTTTCCCGTTACCGCTGCTGCTGGTGGCCAAGAAGGTGTCCGGTTGGGCCGCGGCGGGCGCGGGCTTCGCCGCCGGTTTCGCCGGCTCGACCAACTTCTGGTACTGGTCGGCCCAGTCGCACGACCTTCCCCTGTGGCCGTGGGGAGTCGTCATCGCCACGGCTTTCGGCGTCACGTTCGCACTGGCAGTCACGGTCTTCCGCCTGCTGCCCCCGGCGTTCGGTGTCCTCGCCGCGCCGGCCGCGTGGGTCACACCGCTCTACCTGGCAGCCGCGTTGAACCCGATGGGAATCGAGGGAACCCTCGTGACCAGCGAGGTCGAAGTGCCGGTGGTCATGCAGGCCACGTCGGCGCTGGGCCCGTGGGGAGTGGAATTCCTCATCTTCTTCATCCCCACCGCCGTCGCGACGTGGAGGCCCCGCATCGCGCTCGTCGCAGCCGCCGTTGCCGCGCTCGTGGTCGGCGGCGGAGTTCTCCGGTTGACCGCCGACCCCGGCCCTTCACAACGAGTCGCCCTCCTCGCCAGCAACCAGAAGGGCTGGGCCACCGACCTGGACACCGCAGCGGGCAGGACACTGTTGGCGGACTACGTCCAGCAGCTCTACGCGCTACCCGAGGGCGTCGACATGGTGGTGCTGCCCGAAGCGGCTTTCGCCTCGGCTCGGGAATGGCCCAGCGAACTCACCGAGTTGATGCGACGGATCGCGACCGGTCGCGCCCTCACCATCGTCGTCGGCTTCCAGCACGTCTCACCCACAGCGAAGTACAACTACGCCTTGTCGTTCCCCAACGGCGCACGGTATTTGAAGCACCATGACGCGGTCAGCCCGCTGGGCACCGAGCTGGTCTTCGCCGAGCCAGGCCGGGTCGGGATGACGATCTGTTTCGACGTGAACTTCCGCTCCCCATCCGCCGACTACGCCGTCGCGGGCGCGAGGATGCTGGCGTTCCCCGCCTCGGACGAGGACCACAACGGCTGGCGGCACAGCCGCACGGCACTGCTGCGTGGTGTGGAGAACGGAATGGCCATCGCGTGGAGCGGGCGGAAAACCACGTTGATGCTCTCCGACGGGTACGGGCGCGTCATCGCCTCGAAGCCGACCGGCCCGGGAACAGACGGCTTCACCACCGTGATCGGCGACGTCCCGCTCGGCCCCGGTGCGACGCTGTACAGCCGCTTCGGTGACTGGTTCGCCTGGCTGTGCCTCGCGGTGACGGCCCTCGCACTGGTCAAGGCATTCGCGCGAAAGAAAGACAGGCCAGCCGCGGACCACGGCTGA
- a CDS encoding TetR/AcrR family transcriptional regulator, with protein sequence MTPTPARLTAAALAILLAEGAQAVTMRRVAADAGVTTMATYRHFPNREALLHKTVDEAVAEITSGWATVETDGDFVTRTEQLLNLFLDFALGKRNLYTYLVAERRPDARQFPDDFRTGGSPAFAPVLDAVAQAMRDGALRQDDVLEVTLAITSPVVGLLQQYHGGRIDLPEPEFRALCGRTVERVLNGLR encoded by the coding sequence ATGACACCGACCCCCGCCAGGCTCACCGCCGCGGCCCTGGCGATCCTCCTGGCCGAAGGCGCACAGGCGGTCACCATGCGCCGAGTCGCGGCCGACGCGGGCGTGACGACGATGGCCACGTACCGGCACTTCCCGAATCGCGAGGCATTGCTGCACAAAACTGTCGATGAAGCCGTCGCGGAGATCACGTCCGGCTGGGCGACCGTGGAAACGGATGGTGATTTCGTCACGCGAACGGAGCAGTTGTTGAACCTGTTCCTCGACTTCGCGCTCGGAAAACGAAATCTGTACACGTACCTGGTCGCCGAGCGGCGGCCGGACGCACGGCAGTTCCCGGACGACTTCCGCACGGGCGGCTCCCCCGCCTTCGCCCCGGTGCTCGACGCCGTCGCACAGGCGATGCGGGACGGCGCGTTGCGCCAGGACGACGTCCTCGAGGTCACGCTCGCCATCACCAGTCCGGTGGTGGGCCTGCTCCAGCAGTACCACGGCGGCCGGATCGACCTGCCGGAGCCGGAGTTCCGCGCGCTGTGCGGTCGAACCGTCGAAAGGGTGCTCAATGGGCTCCGCTAA
- a CDS encoding discoidin domain-containing protein, with translation MTGTRLSALFVAASLGLLGLVTPAVAGPSGDVGGINDGNQDTYWQSDGRPAQIDLGQSRSISGVVLKLPARWAAKTQHLSVQGSNDGVGFSTIVSAKDYKFEPSERNTVQIPFGATVTRYVRVDFGGTGGALAEIDTTPTILAGPNLALGKTVTASGMAGGYGPGNTNDSNQNTYWESTNNTFPQWLQVDLGASVSTTRIVLKLPVSNWGARTQTLSVQGSANAGAFSDLVASAGYQFNPATNNTVTINYSATTQRYLRLNFTGNTGWPAGQVSELEVYGPDGGDSQPPSAPANLRYTQPGSGEINLAWDASTDNVGVTGYDVYANNVLRSTVTGLSYSDNQPDSSTVTYYVRAKDAAGNQSPNSNSVTRAGTGNGGTNLAVGKPITASSTVHSFVATNANDNDVNTYWEGAGGSYPNTLTVQLGSNVDTSSVVVRLNPASIWGPRTQTIEVLGREQGASSVSSLVAAKAYTFDPATGNSVTIPVAARVADVQLRFTANSGAPAGQAAEFQVIGAAAPNPDLTISASSWSPSSPVETDSVTASATVRNAGAVAAGATDVNFYLGTNKVGTAQVSALAAGAQATVSANIGAQRAGSYQLIAKVDETNRVIEQNETNNTFANATSLAVNPVSSSDLVASPVGWTPDNPSAGNSVAFSVAIKNQGSIASASGAHNVTLQVANADTGAVVANLSGAHNGVIAAGATTAPVALGTWTAANGRFTVKTVVANDGNELPVKQANNTSTQTLFIGRGANMPYDHYEAETGVLGGGANVVGPNRTIGDLAGEASGRRAVTLNSTGASVEFTNRQPTNTLVTRFSMPDSAGGGGIQSTLDIFVNGAFHKAIDLTSRYSWVYGNEASPGNSPGAGGPRHIYDEASVLLNSTIPANSRIQLQKSASNTSTYAIDFVDFEQVAETPNPDPAKFTVPAGFGHQDVQNALDKVRMDTTGTLVGVYLPKGDYQTGSKFQVYGKPVQVVGAGPWFSRFLAPGNQEGTDIGFRVEAAAGASKFSGFAYFGNYVNRIDGPGKVFDANGVSGLTIDNIWTEHMVCLFWGANVQNLSITNSRIRNMWADGVNMTNGSKNNRLSNIDARSTGDDSFALFAATDAGGTGQSGNVYENLSSTTTWRAAGLAVYGGQNNTFRNLYIADTLTYSGVTISSLDFGYPMEGFGPGVTSFENISLVRAGGHFWGAQTFGAIWMFSASKAYRGIRVSHVDIIDPTYSGIMFQTKYTGSQPENPITDTVLTDISISGARLSGDQFEAKSGFGLWANEMPEPGQGPAVGAVTFNNLRFANNHQNIKNTTTTFAITVNN, from the coding sequence ATGACCGGAACCCGGCTGTCAGCCTTGTTCGTCGCCGCGAGCCTTGGCCTGTTAGGCCTGGTCACGCCCGCTGTCGCGGGCCCGAGCGGTGACGTCGGCGGCATCAACGACGGCAACCAGGACACCTATTGGCAAAGCGACGGTCGCCCCGCGCAGATCGACCTCGGCCAGTCCCGCAGCATCTCCGGCGTGGTGCTCAAACTGCCCGCCAGGTGGGCCGCGAAGACACAGCACCTGTCGGTGCAAGGCAGCAACGACGGCGTCGGCTTCTCGACCATCGTGTCCGCCAAGGACTACAAGTTCGAGCCGAGCGAGCGCAACACCGTCCAGATTCCCTTCGGTGCCACGGTAACCCGGTACGTTCGCGTCGACTTCGGCGGCACCGGCGGCGCGCTGGCCGAGATCGACACGACGCCGACGATCCTGGCAGGCCCGAACCTGGCCCTGGGCAAGACGGTGACCGCGAGCGGCATGGCCGGCGGCTACGGCCCCGGCAACACCAACGACTCGAACCAGAACACCTACTGGGAAAGCACGAACAACACTTTCCCGCAGTGGCTCCAGGTCGACCTCGGCGCGTCCGTCAGCACCACCCGGATCGTGCTGAAACTCCCCGTCTCGAACTGGGGCGCCCGCACGCAGACGTTGTCCGTGCAGGGCAGCGCCAACGCCGGCGCGTTCTCCGATCTCGTCGCCTCGGCCGGGTACCAGTTCAACCCGGCGACCAACAACACGGTCACGATCAACTACTCCGCGACGACCCAGCGGTACCTGCGGCTGAACTTCACCGGGAACACCGGCTGGCCCGCGGGACAAGTGTCCGAGCTCGAGGTCTACGGCCCGGACGGCGGCGACTCCCAACCGCCCAGCGCCCCAGCCAACCTCCGGTACACCCAACCGGGCTCCGGCGAGATCAACCTCGCGTGGGACGCGTCAACGGACAACGTCGGCGTCACCGGATACGACGTGTACGCCAACAACGTCCTGCGCAGCACAGTCACTGGACTGTCCTACTCGGACAACCAACCGGACAGCTCGACGGTGACGTACTACGTGCGCGCCAAGGACGCGGCGGGCAACCAGTCGCCGAACAGCAACAGTGTCACGCGCGCGGGAACCGGCAATGGCGGCACGAACTTGGCTGTCGGTAAGCCGATCACCGCGTCGTCGACTGTGCACTCCTTCGTCGCGACCAACGCCAACGACAACGACGTGAACACCTACTGGGAGGGCGCGGGCGGCTCGTATCCGAACACGCTGACCGTCCAACTGGGTTCCAACGTGGACACTAGTTCAGTCGTCGTACGGCTGAACCCGGCATCGATCTGGGGCCCGCGTACGCAGACGATCGAGGTGCTCGGCCGTGAACAGGGCGCTTCCAGCGTGAGCAGCCTGGTTGCCGCGAAGGCGTACACCTTCGACCCGGCGACGGGCAACTCCGTGACGATCCCAGTCGCCGCACGCGTCGCCGACGTGCAACTGCGGTTCACCGCGAACTCCGGCGCGCCCGCCGGGCAGGCCGCGGAGTTCCAGGTGATCGGCGCCGCCGCACCGAACCCGGACCTGACGATCTCGGCATCGTCGTGGTCGCCGTCATCCCCGGTGGAGACGGACTCGGTCACGGCGAGTGCGACGGTCCGCAACGCGGGCGCGGTCGCCGCGGGCGCCACAGACGTCAACTTCTACCTGGGCACGAACAAGGTCGGCACCGCACAGGTCAGCGCACTGGCAGCGGGTGCGCAGGCCACGGTCTCGGCGAACATCGGCGCCCAGAGAGCCGGTTCATACCAGCTGATCGCGAAGGTCGACGAGACCAATCGCGTGATCGAGCAGAACGAAACCAACAACACCTTCGCCAACGCCACCTCGCTCGCCGTCAACCCGGTGTCCAGTTCGGACCTGGTCGCCTCACCGGTCGGGTGGACACCGGACAACCCGTCGGCAGGCAACTCGGTCGCCTTCTCGGTCGCGATCAAGAACCAGGGCAGCATCGCCTCGGCGAGCGGTGCGCACAACGTCACCCTGCAGGTGGCGAACGCGGACACGGGCGCTGTCGTCGCCAACCTCAGTGGTGCCCACAACGGCGTGATCGCCGCAGGGGCCACGACGGCGCCCGTGGCCCTCGGCACGTGGACCGCGGCCAACGGCCGGTTCACGGTCAAGACCGTGGTCGCCAACGACGGCAACGAACTGCCGGTCAAACAGGCCAACAACACCAGCACGCAGACGCTGTTCATCGGCCGCGGTGCCAACATGCCGTACGACCACTACGAAGCCGAGACCGGCGTGCTGGGCGGCGGCGCGAACGTCGTCGGTCCGAACAGGACGATCGGTGACCTCGCCGGCGAGGCGTCCGGGCGGCGGGCGGTCACGTTGAACTCGACCGGCGCCTCGGTGGAGTTCACCAACCGGCAGCCGACCAACACGCTGGTCACGCGGTTCTCCATGCCGGACTCGGCCGGTGGCGGCGGGATCCAGAGCACACTGGACATCTTCGTCAACGGCGCGTTCCACAAGGCGATCGACCTGACCTCGCGGTATTCGTGGGTGTACGGCAACGAGGCCAGTCCGGGCAACAGCCCGGGCGCGGGCGGCCCGCGGCACATCTACGACGAGGCCAGTGTGCTGCTCAACAGCACGATCCCGGCGAACAGCAGGATCCAGCTGCAGAAGAGCGCGTCGAACACGAGCACGTACGCGATCGATTTCGTGGACTTCGAGCAGGTGGCCGAGACGCCGAACCCGGATCCGGCCAAGTTCACCGTGCCCGCCGGGTTCGGCCACCAGGACGTGCAGAACGCGCTGGACAAGGTCCGGATGGACACGACGGGCACGCTGGTCGGCGTGTACCTGCCGAAGGGCGACTACCAGACCGGCAGCAAGTTCCAGGTGTACGGCAAGCCGGTCCAGGTGGTCGGTGCGGGGCCGTGGTTCTCGCGGTTCCTCGCGCCGGGCAACCAGGAAGGCACCGACATCGGGTTCCGGGTCGAGGCCGCGGCGGGCGCGTCGAAGTTCTCCGGGTTCGCCTACTTCGGCAACTACGTCAACCGGATCGACGGGCCGGGCAAGGTCTTCGACGCCAACGGGGTCAGCGGCCTGACGATCGACAACATCTGGACCGAGCACATGGTGTGCTTGTTCTGGGGCGCGAACGTGCAGAACCTCTCGATCACCAACTCGCGCATCCGCAACATGTGGGCCGACGGCGTCAACATGACCAACGGCAGCAAGAACAACCGGCTCAGCAACATCGACGCCCGGTCGACCGGTGACGACAGCTTCGCGTTGTTCGCCGCGACCGACGCCGGCGGCACCGGGCAGAGCGGCAACGTGTACGAGAACCTGTCGTCCACCACGACGTGGCGCGCGGCTGGTCTCGCGGTGTACGGCGGGCAGAACAACACCTTCCGGAATCTGTACATCGCCGACACGCTGACGTACTCCGGTGTCACCATCAGCTCGCTGGACTTCGGCTACCCGATGGAGGGCTTCGGGCCGGGCGTCACGTCGTTCGAGAACATCTCACTGGTCCGAGCCGGTGGGCACTTCTGGGGCGCGCAGACGTTCGGCGCGATCTGGATGTTCTCGGCCAGCAAGGCCTACCGGGGAATCCGGGTGTCCCATGTGGACATCATTGATCCCACGTACAGCGGGATCATGTTCCAGACCAAGTACACCGGCAGCCAGCCGGAGAACCCGATCACCGACACGGTGCTGACCGACATCTCGATCAGCGGCGCGCGGCTGTCCGGTGACCAGTTCGAGGCCAAGTCCGGGTTCGGGTTGTGGGCCAACGAGATGCCCGAGCCGGGGCAGGGCCCCGCGGTCGGCGCGGTGACGTTCAACAACCTGCGGTTCGCCAACAACCACCAGAACATCAAGAACACCACAACCACCTTCGCCATCACCGTCAACAACTGA
- a CDS encoding serine hydrolase domain-containing protein: MLAEEVDRIAAETGFAGVVSVDRRAEVEFARAYGCAHRGYQVANTLDTRFAIASGTKGLTALAVMSLVVDGVLELDTTARSVLGSDLPLIDDAVTVEHLLGHRSGIGEFYAEEDLDGAELPYTLPVGPHELVNTEDYVEVLDGHPQQFAPDTGFSYCNGGYVVLALITERVTGTPFHTLVRERVCAPAEMTSTEFLRTDEPGPRTAVGYIGERTNVFHLPVRGNGDGGVYSTTSDFTAFWPALFEGAIVPIDRVATMTRSRSEYDEKLHYGLGFWLPVGTGNVMLEGYDAGVSFRSTHQPESGLTYTVVANDSEGAWPITRRLSELLDHSSGSGSGGR, from the coding sequence ATGCTCGCCGAGGAAGTGGACCGAATCGCCGCGGAGACCGGATTCGCCGGAGTGGTGTCCGTCGACCGCCGCGCCGAGGTCGAATTCGCCAGGGCCTACGGCTGCGCCCACCGCGGCTACCAGGTCGCCAACACACTCGACACCAGGTTCGCGATCGCCAGCGGCACCAAAGGATTGACCGCTCTCGCAGTGATGAGCCTCGTCGTGGACGGCGTACTGGAACTGGACACGACCGCGCGGTCGGTGCTCGGCTCGGACCTGCCGTTGATCGACGACGCGGTGACCGTGGAACACCTGCTCGGGCACCGGTCCGGGATAGGCGAGTTCTACGCCGAAGAAGATCTCGACGGTGCCGAACTGCCCTATACGTTGCCGGTCGGACCACACGAATTGGTGAACACCGAGGATTACGTCGAGGTGCTCGACGGGCATCCGCAGCAGTTCGCGCCGGACACCGGTTTCTCGTACTGCAACGGCGGATATGTGGTGCTCGCGTTGATCACCGAACGCGTGACCGGGACGCCGTTTCACACCCTCGTCCGGGAACGCGTCTGCGCTCCGGCGGAAATGACGTCGACCGAGTTCCTGCGCACCGACGAACCAGGCCCGCGAACGGCGGTCGGGTACATCGGCGAACGGACGAACGTCTTTCACCTGCCCGTGCGCGGCAACGGCGACGGCGGCGTCTACTCGACCACTTCGGACTTCACCGCGTTCTGGCCGGCGCTGTTCGAAGGCGCGATCGTGCCCATCGACCGGGTCGCGACGATGACCCGGTCACGCAGCGAGTACGACGAGAAACTCCACTATGGACTCGGCTTCTGGCTGCCGGTCGGCACCGGCAACGTGATGCTCGAAGGCTACGACGCCGGTGTTTCGTTCCGCAGCACGCACCAGCCGGAATCCGGCCTGACGTACACGGTCGTCGCCAACGATTCCGAGGGCGCGTGGCCGATCACCAGGCGGCTCTCCGAACTGCTCGATCACAGTTCGGGCAGCGGATCGGGCGGCAGGTAG
- a CDS encoding GGDEF domain-containing protein, with amino-acid sequence MTGVKAWAIWRELRPAIAGYVLLVDVAAAALSINAAIRLTPDRREWLVFGVLVACVLIYTEVSRPIEREWRALTDTPHLDVHAIWVFASVLTLPPGLAAVAIVICYGYRQLRVDGRLTYREVFGISSAIIASFAAKLLLTLLGQEQFLGSRDLRSFVVVVAAAVVFLALGAVLTAVVAPGSVDYAHEAASVGLGVLAAWALTAWPPAILLIIGVTLVLHRSVLIRQLRETARSDGKTGLLKPDAWHSAASTALGRDANASLLMIDVDHFKRVNDQHGHLVGDTVLRTVAQTLKAEVRAGDLVGRYGGDEFVVFLSDTTGADAMAMAERIRRSVVRTVSQSIVDISVSIGVAARGGHNLDDLLHAADVALYEAKGGGRNRSAMSTA; translated from the coding sequence ATGACGGGGGTCAAAGCATGGGCGATATGGCGGGAACTGCGACCAGCGATTGCCGGTTACGTGCTGCTCGTCGACGTGGCCGCGGCCGCTTTGTCGATCAACGCGGCTATTCGGCTCACGCCGGACCGCCGTGAGTGGCTCGTCTTCGGTGTGCTCGTCGCGTGTGTGCTGATCTACACGGAGGTGTCCCGCCCGATCGAGCGGGAATGGCGTGCCCTCACCGACACACCGCACCTTGATGTGCACGCGATCTGGGTGTTCGCGAGCGTGCTGACGCTGCCGCCCGGGCTGGCCGCGGTGGCGATCGTGATCTGCTACGGCTATCGGCAGCTGCGCGTGGACGGACGGCTGACGTACCGGGAAGTGTTCGGCATCAGCTCGGCGATCATCGCGTCGTTCGCGGCGAAACTCCTGCTCACGCTGCTCGGGCAGGAACAGTTCCTCGGCTCGCGGGATCTGCGCTCCTTCGTCGTCGTGGTCGCGGCTGCGGTCGTGTTCCTGGCGCTGGGCGCGGTGTTGACCGCGGTCGTGGCGCCGGGCAGCGTCGACTACGCGCACGAGGCGGCGAGCGTCGGGCTGGGCGTGCTGGCGGCGTGGGCGTTGACGGCGTGGCCGCCCGCGATATTGCTGATCATCGGCGTGACGCTCGTGCTGCACCGGAGTGTGCTGATCCGCCAGTTGCGGGAAACAGCGAGGTCGGACGGGAAGACCGGTCTGCTCAAGCCGGACGCGTGGCACTCGGCCGCGTCGACCGCGCTCGGCCGGGACGCCAACGCCAGTCTGCTGATGATCGACGTGGACCACTTCAAGCGGGTCAACGACCAGCACGGCCACCTGGTCGGCGACACGGTGCTGCGCACGGTCGCGCAGACGCTCAAGGCCGAAGTGCGGGCGGGGGACCTGGTGGGCCGCTACGGCGGTGACGAGTTCGTGGTGTTCCTCTCGGACACCACGGGCGCCGACGCGATGGCGATGGCCGAACGGATCCGCCGCAGCGTGGTCCGCACGGTGTCGCAGTCCATTGTGGATATCTCGGTGTCCATCGGTGTCGCCGCGCGCGGCGGCCACAACCTGGACGACCTGCTGCACGCCGCCGACGTGGCGCTCTACGAGGCCAAGGGCGGTGGCCGCAACCGGTCGGCTATGTCGACAGCGTGA
- a CDS encoding GGDEF domain-containing protein yields the protein MTTKQWWQFGVLCGLALLQAEASRKIEKVRRLITNAPHVNMTSVWVFAGVLVLPHSLAGLLVILVYGHLWLRIQRKMGTRPVHRVVFSTSMIMLSAYAAAGTYVAGKTLQQTYGWSGTMTTPVVIAVATLVFLIVNNVLVAIAASLHGRPSHIMISWSDFALEIATLCLGALAALALDSVPYLIVLILPPLLVLHRAVLVKQLEELAITDQKTGLLNATAWHETARNELSRAARQNSSFGVLMVDLDYFKRVNDTYGHLAGDEVLKAIARMLKDELRDYDAPGRFGGEEFAVLIPDSKAEDVVTTAERLRKRVTELEVLAQTENGETLIKNLSASIGVAIYPSSGTTLEQLMLTADSAVYTAKSNGRNQVVTLST from the coding sequence GTGACTACAAAACAATGGTGGCAGTTCGGCGTGCTGTGCGGACTGGCGCTGCTGCAGGCGGAAGCAAGCCGGAAGATCGAAAAAGTTCGCCGGCTGATCACCAACGCGCCACACGTCAACATGACGTCGGTCTGGGTGTTCGCCGGAGTCCTCGTGCTGCCGCACAGCCTGGCCGGGCTGCTGGTCATCCTCGTCTACGGCCACCTGTGGTTGCGGATCCAGCGCAAGATGGGCACCAGGCCGGTGCACCGCGTGGTGTTCTCCACGTCGATGATCATGCTGAGCGCGTACGCCGCGGCGGGTACGTACGTCGCGGGCAAGACGCTGCAGCAGACGTACGGCTGGTCGGGCACCATGACCACCCCGGTCGTCATCGCCGTGGCGACGCTGGTGTTCCTGATCGTCAACAACGTGCTGGTGGCCATCGCGGCCTCGCTGCACGGCAGGCCCAGCCACATCATGATCTCGTGGTCGGACTTCGCGCTGGAGATCGCGACGCTGTGCCTCGGCGCGCTCGCCGCCCTGGCGCTGGACAGCGTGCCGTACCTGATCGTGCTGATCCTGCCGCCGCTGCTGGTGCTGCACCGAGCGGTGCTGGTCAAGCAACTGGAAGAGTTGGCGATTACCGATCAGAAGACCGGCTTGCTCAACGCGACCGCGTGGCACGAGACGGCCCGCAACGAACTGTCCCGCGCGGCCCGGCAGAACTCCTCCTTCGGCGTTCTCATGGTCGACCTGGATTACTTCAAACGGGTCAACGACACCTACGGCCATCTGGCAGGCGACGAAGTGCTGAAGGCCATCGCCCGAATGCTCAAGGACGAACTGCGCGACTACGACGCGCCCGGCCGGTTCGGCGGCGAGGAGTTCGCGGTGCTGATCCCCGACTCGAAAGCCGAGGACGTCGTCACCACCGCCGAGCGGCTGCGCAAGCGCGTCACCGAGCTCGAGGTGCTCGCGCAGACCGAGAACGGCGAAACGCTGATCAAGAACCTCAGCGCCTCCATCGGGGTGGCGATCTACCCGTCCAGCGGCACCACGCTCGAACAGCTCATGCTGACCGCGGACTCGGCGGTCTACACAGCCAAGTCCAACGGCCGCAACCAGGTCGTCACGCTGTCGACATAG
- a CDS encoding MFS transporter → MTGSMGQLAQQRSGFRAAFGVREFRALWAAEALSQIGDQLARVALAVLVYARTNSAALAALTIALSYTPSFLGSALLSGLADRFPRREVMIVCDLVSASLVVLMALPGMPLGAVCVAMAGVSLVGGPFRSARLALLPEVLSGEAYVAGLAVRSITIQSAQLLGFAAGGVVVALINPYVALALDACTFIASALLVRYGVPYRAAPQNPNARRPFWASSLHGARVIGSIPGLPALFVLGMLAGLYIGPEGLATAWVAEMGETTKTVGLVMGAPAAGLVVGAWLLTKFVPAETRLRLVGPMAGLAGATLVLCALKPGLWTVLAILFVSGIFTGYQVLVGASFGMSTPADSRAQVMGLLNSGVLTAQGIGVLLAGILADLVGVAQTVAIAGALGALIAIPAAAAWYRATAAPQPAPGG, encoded by the coding sequence GTGACGGGGAGCATGGGGCAGTTGGCGCAGCAGCGTTCTGGCTTCAGGGCGGCCTTCGGCGTGCGCGAATTCCGCGCGCTGTGGGCGGCTGAAGCACTCTCCCAGATCGGCGACCAGCTCGCCAGGGTCGCGCTCGCCGTCCTGGTCTACGCGCGCACCAACTCCGCCGCGCTGGCCGCGCTCACCATCGCCCTGAGTTACACCCCGTCATTCCTGGGATCCGCGCTGCTCTCCGGCTTGGCCGACCGCTTCCCCCGGCGCGAGGTCATGATCGTCTGCGACCTCGTCTCCGCTTCGCTCGTGGTGCTCATGGCGTTGCCCGGGATGCCGCTCGGCGCTGTCTGCGTGGCCATGGCCGGTGTCTCGCTGGTCGGTGGTCCGTTCAGATCGGCCCGGCTGGCCTTGCTGCCCGAAGTGCTCAGCGGGGAGGCGTACGTCGCCGGTCTCGCGGTCCGCAGCATCACGATCCAGTCCGCGCAGTTGCTCGGTTTCGCCGCGGGCGGTGTCGTCGTCGCCCTGATCAACCCGTATGTGGCCCTCGCGCTCGACGCGTGCACGTTCATCGCGTCCGCCCTGCTTGTGCGCTATGGCGTGCCGTACCGGGCCGCCCCGCAGAACCCGAACGCCAGGCGGCCGTTCTGGGCGTCGTCGCTGCACGGCGCACGCGTGATCGGCAGCATCCCCGGCCTGCCCGCCTTGTTCGTGCTCGGCATGCTCGCCGGTCTCTACATCGGCCCGGAAGGGCTGGCCACGGCGTGGGTCGCCGAGATGGGCGAGACCACCAAGACCGTCGGCCTGGTGATGGGAGCGCCCGCCGCGGGTCTCGTCGTCGGCGCGTGGCTGCTCACCAAATTCGTCCCAGCCGAGACCCGACTCCGTCTGGTCGGGCCGATGGCCGGGCTCGCCGGGGCCACGCTGGTGCTGTGCGCGCTGAAACCCGGGCTGTGGACCGTGCTGGCCATCCTGTTCGTCAGCGGGATCTTCACCGGCTACCAGGTGCTGGTCGGCGCCTCGTTCGGGATGTCGACGCCCGCGGACAGCCGCGCTCAGGTGATGGGCCTGCTCAACTCGGGAGTGCTGACCGCACAGGGCATCGGCGTGCTGCTCGCGGGGATCCTGGCCGACCTCGTCGGCGTGGCCCAGACCGTCGCCATCGCGGGCGCGCTCGGCGCGCTGATCGCCATTCCCGCGGCGGCGGCCTGGTATCGGGCCACCGCCGCTCCACAACCCGCTCCCGGTGGGTGA